AAAGCCTGGTGAAGCTCACAGTTGGATGAAGGTCAATGGCAGGATgtgagggagatggagggacaTGAGGAAGATTTTATGTCGGGAGTTGGTGATTTTATCCTCatctttatctctttatctccctcttttttcctctgcactgtctctgtctctgattaAATGTGCTGCCATGGGGGTCATTCCTCTCTTCGTTTCTTTTGGACTTCACTTCCTCCGGTGTGACATTTAGATTGCCTGTTTCTTATTATTTCTTCCCTCTGATGTGGCATCTCTCCTCTTCCGGCACGTCTTATGAGGTTAGCTTGAAACAGTGTGGCTTAAAACAGTTCCTCACCTAAATGTGAGGGGGTCATGAGATACTTCCATTACACTCAATAATGGATATAGTTGAGCCTTTTTCCTGTGAAACACTGGATACTTTACCTCAAAATCCTTGAAATGAATGAACTAATGACACACCCAGCCAACCAAAGTTCATAACCACTTGCGTTTGCTCTTTTGTCCATTTTGATAAATGTTTGCTACTTTTTCTCAGCCCAATCGCTCAGATAAAAtgttggctgtaaaaaaaaaattgtaaacaGATCCGTCCaaagttgacatttgtaccaaacgtggcatatcacatttacattttatgccTTTCATGTGGGGAGATGGAAGGGATGATGGCGATACAAGCCACAAAGtggtcttgaacagtggtctctggcttggcagaagtcctctcctcctccccagaACACAGTCTCAATTCATGaacatgtaatctgaacatAATATGATACAtactgtaaaaaatgttgatatgacaTTTATGAAATGGTTTGCAGCGACttacaatgccaacattttaacGTGGCTACTGGGCTGTATTACATGTATTATGTTTCTGCGCGTGTTTCAGTGTGGGTTGTACTAACgacgatgatgaagaagaagctcGGGAGCGAAGGCGACGtgcgagagaggagaggaagaggatgaaggaCGCAGAGGAGTCTGGCACCACTGATGTGATTAACACTAACAGGTACCATTCGGACTTAATGTTTTGGGATGATTCAGGTGAACTAGAGGGAAGATTAACAAGACAGCAGTTAAGCAAACAAAGAGACCTCCTGGCTGCCATTAGAATAGCATCTCGAACAGCTGTAGACCACAGGCAGAAAAAAGAGTTGATATCATTTGTTGGACAGTAGAGAGGTGTTGTCTGGTGAATTATTCTACAGTAAGCTGGGCGGATTTACAGTTTGCTGCTGTCAGTACTTGATTATCCCCAGGTATGTTCAGGACAGAAAAGCTGTCAGAAGGTTCAGTGCAGCCACCGACTGTTGACTTGTCAAGCATTAAAAGTCACCTGTCATTCTGAATTATAGTTATACACACTTACTCTATGTGCTTACAGTGTGACGGAGACCGAGTCCAGCACGGGGGCCGGTGCCGATGATGACCAGGTTTTGCTGGAGCGTCTGGCTAAGAGGGAGGAGCGAAGGCAGAAAAGGATGAAGGAGGccatggagagacagagggagctTGACCCGACTATCGGCGACGCTAACGGGACGGACAGCGCGCTGGAAGAGCAGTCcgccatcagcagcagcagcagagagagacattcacaggaagtggaggaggaggaagagaaaccAGCCAAAGAGGAGGTGGCAGACACTGATACAAACTCctggaggaaagaggaagaggagacgaAGGAAGATGAGAAGGTGAACAGAAAGATGTCTGAAAATATTCCTGTCTATCTTTCTTTGCGTAGTCATACAAGTTGTAgcttatgtttgtttgtttttttttctcttgacagGAATCAGTTGAGGAATcaagaacagcagcaacaaatgaGGTACGGTGTGATCTTGTGTTTCAGATGTCTGctaacttaattttttttcacttaaacTAACTCAAAACTGATGTAACCTATTTTctaggaggagacagaggagaaggttGAAgcaacagaagaggaggagcagcagcccGATTTAGGGCAAAAAGATGCTGAAGAGGAAGCTGATGCTGacaaggaggaagaagaaaggaagaggaaagaagaggaggaaaaacagcaaaaagaaatggaggaaaagcTGAGgatagaagaggaagaaaagcaaaagagggaaatggaggaaaagctcaagaaagaggaggaagaaaggcagctgaaggaggaggaggactggaagaagagggaagaggaggaaaaacaacagaaagaaatggaagagaggctgagaaaagaggaagaggaaaaacagaaaaaggagatggaggaaaaactgaaacgagaagaggaggaaaaacagaagcgggagatggaggagagacagaagaaagaggaggaggaaaaactcaaaaagGAGATGGccgaaaagaagaagaaagaagaggaagaaaagcggcggaaagaaatggaggagaagaagaagaaggaggaggaggagaagcagaggaagaaagagctggaagagaagaagaagaaagaggaggaggagaggcggaAGAAGGAgatggaagagaagaagaaagaagaggaggaaaagcgGAAAAAGGAGGCCGacgaaaagaagaaaaaagaggaggaggacaagcgcaaaaagagggagatggaagagaagaagaagaaagaggaggtaCTGGTGCGATTTATTGGTCTTTTCACCAACAGCCACTTCAAAAACGTGGAAAACTCAAATGAAGACGCTTCTTAAAAATGTCTCCATCTGGAAAATAACAGAATACAGACATGTTAATATAACAAGACAATCCTGAAGATTAAGTGACACAGAGGGGCCACATTTGATTTATCCAGGCTTTGTTCATGCTTTCGGATGTATAATTTGATTTTGTGCTGCGGTCGCAGATCTGGGTGcagtcacagtgtttgtttgccaCATGGATAAGAGAGGTGCTGGTCTGAAGgatgtcacagtgtgatgtGTCTCAGATTGCTCCAGTGTTTGATGCCTTATTTGcggttttctttttctttttcttttttttttttttacattatgtgtTTTGACTGAGCCCGTTGTTTTCATCATTCAAACAACTTCCTTGTGTCTTCTGTTTAAAGGAGGAGAAGCCGAAGAGATTTGGTTTCAAGGAAAAGGTAAAACTGATTCTCATTTAATACATCAAATGCATTCTTCTCTAATGCTGAGGATAAGTGACAAAATGTGCTGTAATGTTGAaatttttccttattttttgcAAGAGTGAACCAGCCAAACTGAACGGATCTCTCATCGAGAGTAAACTTAAGAAAGCAGAGAAGACAACAAGGTAGAGTTTTACATACTTATTCAAATAGGACAGCGTGTTCAACGTTTTGTACATAAAACGTTATACACTACTCTCTATTTCATCTTTGTATGTACTCATACtcatattcaaatgtatttaggaaaagagaaaagcttCAGTGTGTTGAGTGCCTTAAAACTGCAGTCTTTCTTATGGCCAGCAGGGAgcaactccactggttgcaaaaaaacCATTTAAATATATGcgcttatgagaaaatgaccttacttctcatttgttttatcacctcggtaaacagtttcctaataaCTTTATGGCCTCAATCGCTTCAAGTCTTGGTCTGATTTAGAGaaacaaagatgataaataTTCCTCAAGGTGTTCAAGGGTTACTTCAAAAACATATTCTGATACAGTTACTAGTTATCTGTCAGGAAATGTAGTCAGTAATGTAACCCAAGTATAGTAATACTGAGGTAGCAATGCGTATCATCCCCAATtccaccctctcatccaaatatggtcacttccaGTGTCAAAGGAGGGTAACAAACACCAAGGTCATGAAAGAGATGctgaacactgacagcagactaagaagtgaaaaaaaaaaaaaaagcgttgcACATTCTGACTCCATAATGCAGCTTTCTTTGATAAGCGCTTCGTCAAGATCAATATTCACTGAAACACTGGTGCTCAAGTTTTACAGGCCATGTCCTAGTAACGCCCGTGTGCGAGTCCACTCTGAGAAAAAAAccttcagtgaaaaaaaaacagtgacaggaCACAGCTGATCAAACCACTTCTAagttaaaagaaatgtgttttacacCATTTGAACCCCACAATACTTTGAATTAAATGCTTTTGCAAATGTTACACATTTTGTGATTGAATTCCATCATACATTAATCAAAAGTCAACCATCAGCTTCAAACGAACATCATAAACACCTTTAACCAAACATCCAATAAACAGGAGGTACATTACAGGGattcaaaaataaagatttccaGTAAACATGTAGACAAGATAAAAACATCAGCTAcgaatgaacaaaaataaactacTTTATCACATATCTGAGAATAAATGTGGTCCCCGACAGAAAACACTTAAAGACATAATCTATATTCAGTCCATAAGATG
This sequence is a window from Acanthopagrus latus isolate v.2019 chromosome 8, fAcaLat1.1, whole genome shotgun sequence. Protein-coding genes within it:
- the cald1b gene encoding caldesmon 1b produces the protein MDDDFDRRMELRRQRREQMRLEAESVGCTNDDDEEEARERRRRAREERKRMKDAEESGTTDVINTNSVTETESSTGAGADDDQVLLERLAKREERRQKRMKEAMERQRELDPTIGDANGTDSALEEQSAISSSSRERHSQEVEEEEEKPAKEEVADTDTNSWRKEEEETKEDEKESVEESRTAATNEEETEEKVEATEEEEQQPDLGQKDAEEEADADKEEEERKRKEEEEKQQKEMEEKLRIEEEEKQKREMEEKLKKEKKEEEERRKKEMEEKKKEEEEKRKKEADEKKKKEEEDKRKKREMEEKKKKEEEEKPKRFGFKEKSEPAKLNGSLIESKLKKAEKTTRDAASTKAEDLERLEAERKLQELKRRRNNAESEELEKMKLKQQGAEAELEELKKKREERRKIMEEEERQKKQELEDKKAKEQEERKRMKEEIEKRRAEAAEKKKQMEEGSPKPAFAITPKGSSKIGEKAEFLNKSAQKSTPSRVSHTPIVSKIGNRMDQYASAIQGNKEAKSPKSPMADIPTGGTRSIKSMWEKGNVGGSSESPSPASKDLAGIKGGVSGRVNSWMAKPAEAEKTAAAPAPEPAAAASPATAKPADVKPGDIGNKRGMWETKKVSTPAKVAFGGRGKFATNAGARP